The proteins below come from a single Chelmon rostratus isolate fCheRos1 chromosome 12, fCheRos1.pri, whole genome shotgun sequence genomic window:
- the lrrc8da gene encoding volume-regulated anion channel subunit LRRC8D: MMFTLTEVASLNDIQPTYRILKPWWDVFMDYLGLVMLMLAIFAMTMQITKDQVACLPCLEDPEEASGPKPNSFSQQTTQAAASSAAAGAPVVTSIPLVTKDLPDEVVREIHVTHQHTSVVPEKYVNQPQPTGVKTNLDYQQYIFINQICYHVALPWYSKYFPYLTLIHTLVLMVSSNFWFKYPKTSSKIEHFVSILGRCFESPWTTKALSETACEDSEENKQRLTGTSSAPKQVSLEGKDEGANANSSTPMLGVKFSADKPIAEAPSSMTILDKKDGEQAKALFEKVRKFRAHVEDSDFIYKLYVAQTIVKTVKFILILSYTSTFLAKINFKHDCEPDIKQLTGYRKFFCTHNMAFMLNKLLISYMALILIYGMACLYSLFWVFRRPLKEYSFEKVREESSFSDIPDVKNDFAFLLHMVDQYDQLYSKRFGVFLSEVSENKLREISLNHEWTFEKLRQLVTRNAQDQQELHLFMLSGLPNAVFDLTDLEVLKLELIPEVRFSAKVSQMTSLQELHLCHCPAKVEQTGFAFLRDHLRCLHVKFTDVAEIPTWVYLLRSLRELNLIGNLSSENNKMIGLESMRDLRHLKTLCLKSNLTKMPTNITELSPHLIKLVVHNDGTKLLVLNSLKKMINLIELELHSCELERIPHAIFSLTNLQELDLKSNNIRTIEEIISFQHLKRLTCLKLWHNKIITIPSSIGQVKSLESLHLSHNKLESLPPALFTLPKLRHLDVGHNSVTVLPPDVGLLHNLQHLAINSNKLEVLPKPLFRCTKLKVLCLGNNALTVLPETVGQLVQLTQLELRGNCLDRLPAQLGNCRLLRKNGLVVEDHLFDALPVEVKESISQETNAPFTSGL; this comes from the exons A TGATGTTCACACTCACTGAGGTTGCGTCCTTGAACGACATCCAGCCGACGTACCGCATTCTAAAGCCATGGTGGGATGTCTTCATGGACTACCTGGGCCTGGTCATGCTCATGTTGGCCATATTTGCAATGACCATGCAGATCACCAAGGACCAGGTGGCTTGCCTTCCCTGTCTGGAGGACCCAGAGGAGGCCTCAGGACCCAAACCTAACTCGTTCTCGCAGCAGACCACACAGGCAGCGGCCTCATCAGCAGCCGCCGGGGCCCCTGTGGTAACCTCCATCCCTCTAGTCACTAAGGACTTACCGGACGAAGTTGTCCGTGAGATCCACgtcacacaccaacacacttCTGTGGTGCCGGAGAAATATGTTAATCAACCTCAACCAACTGGGGTAAAGACCAACCTGGACTATCAACAGTATATCTTTATCAACCAAATTTGTTACCATGTTGCCTTGCCCTGGTATTCCAAGTACTTCCCGTACCTCACCCTCATCCACACCCTTGTTCTCATGGTCAGTAGCAATTTCTGGTTCAAATACCCCAAAACGAGCTCAAAGATCGAGCATTTTGTTTCTATTCTGGGTAGATGTTTTGAGTCTCCCTGGACTACAAAGGCTTTGTCTGAAACGGCTTGTGAGGACTCTGAGGAGAACAAACAGAGGTTGACCGGCACCTCCTCAGCGCCAAAGCAGGTATCCTTAGAGGGGAAGGACGAGGGCGCAAATGCCAACTCGTCCACGCCCATGCTTGGGGTGAAGTTCTCTGCAGACAAGCCCATCGCAGAGGCCCCAAGTAGCATGACAATCCTGGACAAAAAAGACGGAGAGCAGGCCAAAGCTCTATttgagaaagtgagaaaattcAGAGCTCATGTGGAGGACAGTGATTTCATCTACAAGCTTTATGTAGCACAGACCATTGTCAAAACTGTCAAGTTTATTTTGATATTATCCTACACTTCGACCTTTTTGGCAAAAATTAATTTTAAGCACGATTGTGAACCTGATATCAAACAGTTGACAGGATACAGAAAGTTCTTTTGTACGCACAACATGGCGTTCATGCTAAACAAGCTGCTGATCAGCTACATGGCTTTGATTTTGATCTACGGGATGGCGTGCTTGTACTCTCTCTTCTGGGTGTTTCGACGACCCCTGAAAGAGTACTCATTCGAGAAGGTCAGAGAAGAGAGCAGCTTTAGTGACATTCCTGATGTCAAAAATGACTTTGCATTCCTCTTACACATGGTTGACCAATATGACCAACTCTACTCCAAGCGCTTTGGTGTCTTCTTGTCCGAGGTCAGTGAAAACAAGCTGAGGGAGATCAGCCTTAATCACGAGTGGACCTTTGAAAAACTAAGGCAGCTGGTGACACGCAACGCACAGGACCAGCAGGAGCTGCACCTTTTCATGCTCTCTGGTCTCCCGAATGCAGTGTTTGACCTCACGGACTTGGAAGTGCTGAAACTGGAGCTGATTCCTGAGGTGAGGTTCTCGGCAAAGGTCTCCCAAATGACcagcctgcaggagctgcaTCTGTGCCACTGTCCGGCCAAAGTAGAGCAGACGGGTTTTGCTTTCCTCCGGGATCATCTGCGCTGCCTTCATGTCAAGTTCACTGATGTTGCAGAGATCCCAACATGGGTCTATTTGCTGAGGAGTTTGAGGGAGCTTAACCTAATCGGCAACTTGAGctcagaaaataacaaaatgatcGGTCTGGAGTCCATGCGAGATCTGAGGCATTTAAAGACATTATGCTTGAAGAGCAACCTCACAAAAATGCccacaaacatcacagagcTGTCACCACATCTGATTAAGTTAGTGGTGCACAACGATGGTACAAAACTGCTGGTACTTAATAGTCTGAAGAAAATGATCAATCTCATTGAACTGGAGCTGCACAGCTGCGAACTGGAAAGGATTCCCCACGCTATTTTCAGCTTGACCAACTTACAGGAACTTGACCTGAAATCTAACAACATCCGAACCATCGAGGAGATCATCAGCTTCCAGCACCTGAAGAGGCTGACGTGCCTTAAACTGTGGCACAACAAGATTATCACCATCCCATCCTCCATCGGCCAGGTCAAGTCTCTGGagtctctccacctctctcacaATAAACTCGAGTCCCTGCCTCCGGCCTTGTTCACTCTGCCCAAACTGCGGCACTTGGACGTGGGCCACAACTCCGTCACAGTGCTCCCTCCAGATGTGGGTCTCCTCCACAACCTCCAACACTTAGCCATCAACTCCAACAAGCTGGAGGTGCTGCCCAAGCCTCTGTTCAGATGCACCAAGCTCAAGGTGCTATGTCTGGGAAACAATGCGCTCACTGTGCTGCCAGAGACAGTGGGTCAACTGGTCCAGCTCACTCAGCtggagctgagaggaaactgTCTGGACAGACTGCCCGCACAGCTAGGAAACTGCCGCCTGCTGCGCAAAAACGGCCTGGTTGTGGAGGACCACCTCTTCGACGCACTGCCTGTGGAAGTTAAGGAGAGCATCAGCCAAGAGACCAACGCACCCTTTACGAGCGGCTTATAG
- the LOC121614574 gene encoding uncharacterized protein LOC121614574 has translation MNRQNNIPFTPSGILKGAAPVYKQQQQQQQQHGRVPKDFREAMKHVSGKPADNSNTRTSDMAAITPPALKHAVQPSAKWRSSFTPVGEGEDNSQDKSTNSPERVELYNPYDPASSDSENEMQQGQDHNHSPPEDNHLARQRLSPSRGCHDKWHWDSSYSEPESRPLDRRDFDPETRPTERRGLSPGQRLPKPQTYSPDTDTLVPPGYGSINRPLDRRVCSPDRLVHDSSTQRFLASYGAQRTNGEERITIPECRREMTPTGRLSPPRLQRDYQHKLGYMERGLDKVTPPTEVPRPRNKNIIFNKSPITCDLCDVELANVHELQDHLESKTHWDTLEHIQQENNYDDLAIAFLQEVMLYKSRKCSRPIEDSVLQALQENDHMTKIEMFLCAACNVFLSTSASSVQTHITSQEHLSNTKEFEVQQRRACLDKAKAMMKELQPQFEHFLKGGSPFE, from the exons ATGAACCGTCAGAATAATATTCCGTTCACTCCTTCGGGCATACTCAAAGGAGCAGCGCCGGtatataaacaacaacaacaacaacagcagcagcatggaag AGTACCCAAAGACTTCAGAGAAGCTATGAAACACGTTTCAGGGAAGCCAGCAGACAACTCTAATACCAGGACATCTGACATGGCTGCCATCACACCACCAGCTCTGAAACATGCAG TGCAGCCTTCTGCGAAATGGAGGTCTTCATTCACGCCagtaggagaaggagaggacaacTCACAGGACAAAAGCACCAACAGTCCAGAGAG GGTTGAGCTTTATAATCCTTACGATCCTGCCTCATCAGACTCTGAGAATGAGATGCAACAAGGCCAAGACCACAACCACTCCCCACCCGAGGACAACCACCTGGCACGCCAGCGTTTGTCTCCAAGTAGAGGCTGCCATGACAAATGGCACTGGGACTCATCCTACTCTGAGCCAGAGAGCCGACCCCTCGACAGGCGTGACTTTGACCCTGAAACCAGACCCACGGAGAGACGAGGTCTCAGTCCCGGTCAAAGACTGCCCAAACCACAGACGTATAGCCcagacactgacacacttgTCCCACCGGGTTATGGCTCTATAAATAGACCACTGGACCGCAGGGTCTGCAGCCCTGACAGGCTTGTTCACGACTCCTCCACCCAAAGGTTTCTTGCATCTTATGGAGCACAGAGGACCAACGGGGAGGAGAGGATAACAATCCCAGAATGCAGGAGAGAG ATGACCCCTACAGGTAGACTATCTCCACCCAGGTTACAGCGGGACTATCAACATAAGTTGGGATACATGGAAAGAG gactGGACAAAGTCACACCTCCCACTGAGGTGCCAAGACCCAGgaacaaaaatataatattcaaCAA GAGCCCCATCACATGTGACCTTTGTGATGTTGAGTTAGCCAATGTTCACGAGCTGCAGGATCACTTGGAGAGCAAGACTCACTGGGACACCCTGGAGCACATCCAGCAGGAGAATAATTATGATGACCTGGCTATAGCCTTCCTACAG gAAGTCATGCTGTATAAAAGCCGTAAATGTAGTCGACCCATAGAGGATAGTGTACTTCAAG CTCTCCAGGAAAATGACCACATGACAAAGATTGAAATGTTCCTTTGTGCAGCTTGCAACGTCTTCTTATCCACATCTGCCTCCTCAGTGCAGACTCACATTACCTCTCAGGAACACCTCTCCAACACAAAG GAGTTTGAAGTGCAGCAGAGACGTGCTTGCCTTGACAAAGCAAAAGCCATGATGAAGGAGCTGCAACCTCAGTTTGAACACTTCCTAAAG GGTGGCAGCCCGTTTGAATGA
- the znf644a gene encoding zinc finger protein 644a: MAAEMSCLTGVDEDDKDADPEINALTLLQEPVRMAQESASCTVSFSKSSLKQNSVLDVLSNTDMLSPVGLGNGPSSHQATQAHELNSISTEKEEAKSITPLKTVQEIDTAGIWGFDVDSPENSLDNFSSASDLHWDPHKEFMQFLWENHGDSPGEEPKDEVPPTNSQRRRKRKMDMVVMVDPSEDLYPDLSHKSSEELSDAEGQDSIPVRKARKSRKFSKSQSSPTVKVSKYPNGTVKSIKEILYNAPARNSHENSISHGLSPLKRRLTITSHSEETPSCYPCSKCKLIFQKEHHLHRHMKSHVDPPNISPKPFICRECGQSFRQSGSLIEHMSTHQEKRERLTEEIKGINDKKKEDKNTKLFCPQCPFVTNCPNTFVQHAKTHEKDKNQVKKFRCDKCSFRTSSEIDLRRHTIMQHTVVTVGKQMQNDDPEIFSCNICSYRAFSKSVFKNHLLRRHQQTFEEYEDAQHSEKNAQPSNEQHMPTCKTPVEDAEFTSKILIKNQISSKSACSPSESSDISDLFKNSKIKRSLKSQLMESKLDKSINVLLYRQTHGKETAEQKKESNNCSTSVQDSTSDRDSSDQFPETLTVKVEDSALSPNGARVPTSAARSDLNSSSVPKLNEDQSKLKKSPSKRKMSTPYRNTSDQDSCFILPKPLPSPKKINQEEEVSDCDEKDIFQFNDTDANSHLFDNGIKKEKQNIIYTYSRRMSMRGALQASKRLFEKIKTEEQEKNDPEIKEECIETEVFQENFDSHQIQLRDSFTEDVSELESDRKNCPYCPAVFESGVGLSNHVRGHLHRVGLSYNARHVVPPEQVASQDRRPRLRRKISAFRRLKKALQLESDSETVKSIHSCPLCGDSFDNRTGQSNHIRGHLKKLGKSFATKNKSPLLLLRELMRDKKEFQRALQILGKRRNHFQYSASPKLSSVDYFTPTAIGIQKANSVPSVCTEARPLVPMFSLVGMESEKSQLETKLDVKNSLTGTTALIGILKKRKCQEDARLKGSSQMSKNMLAVSSNSDHSSGSRIASSLPKSISEKGEFNRKVCVHCNATFHSGVSLSNHLRAYAKRKRTALLEGTTFDCKARRQRSRPGSKKKTLPLPQTPEEMYRLTCRFCDLVFQGPLSVQEDWIKHLQRHIMNTSVPHTGLGMVEVTSLPSTLKTDQDSSLTATHAAS; the protein is encoded by the exons ATGGCAGCTGAAATGTCATGTCTGACAGGTGTTGATGAAGATGACAAGGATGCAGATCCTGAGATCAATGCCCTCACGCTCCTGCAAGAGCCAGTGAGAATGGCGCAAGAATCTGCTTCTTGCACAGTTTCTTTCAGCAAGTCTTCtctaaaacaaaacagtgttcTAGATGTTCTGTCAAACACGGATATGTTGTCTCCGGTTGGCCTGGGAAATGGACCTTCTTCGCATCAGGCTACACAAGCCCATGAACTTAACAGCATCTctacagagaaagaggaggcaaAGAGCATCACCCCACTAAAGACAGTGCAGGAAATTGACACTGCAGGAATTTGGGGTTTCGACGTAGACTCACCTGAGAACTCACTGGATAATTTTAGTAGTGCTAGTGACCTTCATTGGGACCCTCACAAAGAGTTTATGCAGTTTCTGTGGGAGAACCATGGTGATTCCCCTGGTGAAGAGCCTAAAGATGAAGTCCCTCCTACCAACAGCCAAAGGAGAAGGAAACGGAAAATGGACATGGTTGTCATGGTGGATCCCTCAGAAGACCTTTACCCTGATCTGAGCCACAAGTCATCTGAGGAACTGTCTGATGCAGAAGGTCAAGACTCCATTCCTGTCAGAAAAGCCAGAAAGTCAAGGAAGTTCTCTAAGTCACAGTCGTCACCAACAGTAAAAGTTTCCAAGTATCCCAATGGAACCGTCAAGTCCATCAAGGAAATTCTTTACAATGCCCCTGCAAGAAACTCACATGAGAACAGTATAAGTCATGGCCTTTCACCATTGAAGAGAAGGCTCACAATAACTTCTCACTCAGAGGAGACGCCATCATGTTACCCTTGCTCAAAATGTAAGCTCATTTTCCAGAAAGAGCATCATTTGCATCGTCATATGAAGTCTCATGTTGACCCTCCAAATATTTCGCCAAAGCCTTTTATATGCCGAGAATGTGGACAGTCCTTCAGACAAAGTGGTTCACTTATAGAGCACATGTCTACCCACCAGGAAAAGCGAGAGAGACTCACTGAGGAGATTAAAGGCATAAATGATAAGAAGAAAgaggataaaaacacaaagcttttcTGCCCTCAGTGCCCATTTGTAACAAACTGCCCAAACACGTTTGTTCAACATGCGAAAACACATGAGAAGGACAAGAACCAAGTGAAAAAGTTTAGATGTGACAAATGTAGCTTCAGGACTTCGAGTGAGATTGACCTTAGGAGACATACCATTATGCAACATACTGTTGTTACAGTTGGAAAACAGATGCAGAATGATGACCCTGAAATCTTCTCCTGTAACATTTGTTCTTATAGAGCTTTTAGCAAAAGTGTTTTTAAGAATCACCTTCTGCGCCGCCATCAACAAACCTTTGAGGAATATGAAGACGCACAGCATAGTGAGAAAAATGCACAACCATCTAACGAGCAGCACATGCCTACTTGTAAAACTCCTGTAGAAGATGCAGAGTTTACATCTAAAATCTTGATAAAAAATCAGATATCTTCGAAAAGTGCTTGTTCACCTAGTGAGTCCAGTGACATTTCAGACTTGTTCAAAAATAGCAAGATCAAGAGAAGTCTCAAGTCACAGCTAATGGAATCGAAGCTAGATAAATCCATAAATGTTCTCCTGTATCGACAAACACATGGAAAGGAAACTgcagaacagaagaaagaaagcaataaTTGCAGTACATCTGTTCAGGATTCCACAAGTGACAGAGATAGCTCAGATCAGTTTCCAGAAACATTGACCGTCAAGGTTGAAGATTCAGCTTTATCCCCAAATGGCGCTAGGGTGCCAACCAGTGCAGCCAGAAGTGAtctcaacagcagcagtgtaCCTAAGTTGAACGAGGATCAGTCAAAACTCAAAAAGTCACCATCTAAGCGAAAGATGTCGACCCCATATCGCAACACCTCAGACCAGGACTCATGCTTCATCTTACCAAAACCTTTACCAAGTcccaaaaaaataaaccaagaagaagaagtgtcAGATTGtgatgaaaaagacatttttcagtttAACGATACAGATGCCAACTCTCACCTTTTTGACAATGGTatcaagaaagaaaaacaaaacataatttatacATATAGCAGAAGAATGTCCATGAGGGGAGCACTTCAGGCATCTAAAAGGCTgtttgagaaaataaagactgaagagcaagaaaaaaacgACCCTGAAATCAAAGAAGAATGCATAGAAACAGAAGTATTTCAAGAAAACTTTGACTCCCACCAAATCCAGTTGAGGGACTCCTTCACAGAGGACGTGTCGGAGTTGGAGTCTGACCGCAAGAACTGCCCTTACTGTCCAGCAGTCTTTGAGTCGGGCGTTGGATTGTCCAATCACGTCCGAGGGCATCTTCATAGGGTTGGACTTAGCTACAATGCACGCCATGTAGTGCCTCCTGAACAGGTGGCTTCTCAAGACAGGAGGCCACGACTACGACGGAAGATTTCAGCATTCCGGAGATTGAAAAAAG cattACAGCTGGAGTCAGACTCTGAGACTGTGAAGAGCATTCACTCCTGTCCGTTATGTGGGGACTCATTTGATAACAGGACTGGGCAGTCCAACCATATACGAGGCCACCTGAAAAAGCTTGGTAAAAGCTTTGCAACAAAGAACAAATCCCCATTATTATTACTGCGGGAGTTGATGCGTGACAAGAAGGAGTTCCAGCGGGCACTTCAAATTCTGGGAAAGAGACGGAACCATTTCCAATACAGTGCTTCACCAAAGCTGAGCAGTGTTGATTATTTCACACCAACGGCCATTGGAATCCAAAAAGCTAATTCAGTTCCAAGTGTTTGTACTGAAGCCAGACCACTGGTGCCCATGTTTTCTTTAGTGGGAATGGAATCTGAAAAAAGTCAACTAGAGACTAAGCTGGATGTTAAAAATTCACTCACGGGCACTACTGCCTTGATAGGAAttctgaagaagaggaagtgtcAGGAAGATGCTAGACTAAAGGGGTCCTCTCAGATGTCAAAAAACATGTTAGCAGTTTCTTCAAACAGTGACCACAGTTCAGGATCAAGAATTGCATCCTCACTGCCAAAGTCAATATCTG AGAAAGGTGAATTCAACAGGAAGGTGTGCGTCCATTGCAATGCAACTTTTCACAGTGGAGTTAGCTTGTCCAATCACCTCCGGGCATATGCAAAACGAAAAAGGACTGCCTTACTTGAAGGAACCA CATTTGACTGTAAAGCAAGAAGGCAACGCTCAAGGCCTGGCTCGAAGAAGAAGACACTGCCCTTACCACAAACTCCAGAGGAAATGTACAGACTCACCTGCAG gttctGTGACCTCGTCTTCCAGGGTCCGTTGTCGGTCCAGGAGGACTGGATTAAACATTTACAGAGACACATCATGAACACTAGTGTCCCTCACACTGGGCTAGGCATGGTAGAGGTCACCTCGCTGCCCTCAACCCTCAAGACTGACCAAGACAGCTCTCTGACGGCCACACATGCTGCCTCATGA